Proteins encoded within one genomic window of Companilactobacillus sp.:
- a CDS encoding carboxymuconolactone decarboxylase family protein has translation MMSEVDYKAFLKHAKENTSRLQKQTKGVGADYFKLHTDAMADGALSKKDKELMSLAIAISTRCEGCIVSHLADAKDSGATIDEVVETVNIAIMMSGGPAIVYGGKALEAAEQYYGVDLK, from the coding sequence ATGATGAGTGAAGTTGATTACAAAGCTTTTTTAAAACATGCAAAGGAAAACACTAGCCGTCTGCAAAAACAGACTAAAGGCGTTGGAGCTGACTATTTTAAACTCCATACCGATGCTATGGCAGACGGTGCTTTGTCCAAAAAGGACAAGGAATTGATGTCATTAGCAATTGCAATTTCAACACGTTGTGAGGGCTGTATTGTCAGTCATTTGGCAGATGCCAAAGATTCAGGTGCCACCATTGATGAGGTTGTGGAAACCGTTAATATTGCAATTATGATGAGCGGTGGTCCTGCGATTGTTTACGGCGGCAAAGCTCTTGAAGCTGCTGAACAATACTATGGCGTTGATCTAAAATAA
- a CDS encoding 2,3-bisphosphoglycerate-dependent phosphoglycerate mutase: MVKLILVRHGESVANAENHYTGWNDVDLTAKGVEQTHQTAQKLAGYDIDIRHVWTSVLKRAIASAYIIQDDLDLNYLPITKAWQLNERHYGALRGQNKDVTRQEYGVKQVQIWRRSFYAFPPKLDAPDPRVGPYKNVDPRAMPLSESLYVAYLRIIPYYIDHIVPELLDGKDQLVVAHGSTIRAMIKYLEDIGDKDIDGVEVANGEPLVYEFDSKLNLLKTNRK, translated from the coding sequence ATGGTAAAACTTATTTTAGTTAGACACGGAGAGAGTGTCGCTAATGCAGAAAATCATTATACGGGCTGGAATGACGTTGATTTGACTGCTAAGGGGGTCGAACAGACTCATCAGACTGCTCAAAAATTAGCTGGCTATGATATTGATATCCGTCACGTTTGGACTTCAGTATTAAAGCGAGCAATCGCTTCAGCGTACATAATTCAAGATGATTTGGATTTAAATTATTTGCCAATCACTAAAGCATGGCAACTGAATGAACGTCACTACGGAGCTCTCAGAGGGCAAAATAAGGATGTTACACGACAGGAGTACGGTGTTAAACAAGTTCAGATCTGGCGGAGAAGTTTTTACGCATTTCCACCTAAGCTGGATGCACCGGATCCACGAGTAGGACCTTACAAAAATGTTGACCCAAGAGCCATGCCATTGTCAGAAAGTCTCTATGTCGCATACTTACGAATCATTCCTTACTACATTGATCACATTGTACCGGAATTGCTTGATGGCAAAGACCAACTGGTAGTTGCTCATGGCAGCACAATTCGGGCTATGATCAAATATTTGGAAGATATTGGCGACAAAGACATTGATGGCGTCGAAGTGGCAAATGGTGAACCTTTAGTTTATGAATTTGATTCAAAATTGAATTTGTTGAAAACAAATAGAAAATAA
- a CDS encoding Lrp/AsnC family transcriptional regulator, translating into MNDIDQKILNYLQSNGRLSIKKLSEALFITAPAVSQRLKKLEENGYIKSYNANLNMDKLGLNIKAFIQLEVSPDEKPKFYKYIEKIPNVIECDCITGPYSMIIQAVFKTTQDLDDLINELHQFGRTSTQIVFSTPIEQRGYYLK; encoded by the coding sequence ATGAATGATATAGACCAAAAGATATTGAACTACTTACAATCAAACGGAAGATTATCAATCAAAAAATTAAGCGAAGCACTATTTATCACTGCTCCAGCCGTATCTCAACGGCTAAAAAAGCTCGAAGAAAACGGCTATATCAAATCCTACAACGCAAATTTGAATATGGATAAACTCGGACTAAATATTAAAGCCTTCATCCAACTAGAAGTTTCTCCAGATGAAAAGCCAAAGTTTTACAAGTACATCGAGAAAATCCCAAACGTAATAGAATGCGACTGCATAACCGGCCCCTACTCAATGATCATCCAAGCAGTATTCAAAACCACACAGGACTTGGACGACCTAATAAACGAGCTGCATCAATTCGGAAGAACCAGCACGCAAATAGTATTCTCAACCCCAATAGAGCAGAGAGGATATTATTTGAAGTAG
- a CDS encoding aspartate ammonia-lyase — protein MADKLDDQFVTTDIQGGAGTSTNMNVNEVIANRALVLMGHQKGQYQFLSPQDDVNAGQSTNDVYPSAGKLTTLLKAEQLHASLSLLINSLNEKAEQFKDVKKIGRTQLQEAVPTTLGNSFHAFASGLTRCQKQLQKGMKTLLELNLGGTAIGTGVNTSPGYKELLYQQLQQDYQINIHPAPDLIDATQNLDSYVQFSGTLKALAVTMSKISHDLRLMSSGPKSGFNEINLPARQPGSSIMPGKINPVIPEVVSQIAFEVIGDDATVTIAAESGEFELNAFEPVIFKNLFESVDFLQSACVMLATKCISGITANRDKCLSDLQNSAETVTKLTPIIGYATATKFVKEALKTGKNVYDLLKEQGVYDPDAEPLADSQIAN, from the coding sequence TTGGCAGATAAATTAGACGATCAATTCGTTACCACTGATATTCAAGGTGGAGCAGGTACTTCGACTAATATGAACGTGAACGAAGTTATCGCTAACCGTGCTTTAGTTTTGATGGGACACCAAAAGGGACAATATCAATTCTTAAGTCCTCAAGATGACGTCAATGCTGGTCAATCGACCAACGACGTGTATCCCAGTGCTGGCAAGTTAACCACTTTATTAAAAGCAGAGCAATTACATGCCTCTCTTTCTTTACTGATCAATTCTTTGAACGAAAAAGCAGAACAATTCAAAGATGTTAAAAAAATTGGTCGGACTCAATTACAAGAAGCAGTTCCTACCACTCTTGGCAATAGTTTCCACGCTTTTGCCAGTGGTTTGACGAGATGTCAAAAACAGCTGCAAAAAGGTATGAAGACGTTACTAGAATTAAACTTAGGTGGTACTGCTATTGGGACGGGAGTCAATACTAGTCCTGGATATAAAGAACTCCTTTACCAACAATTGCAACAGGATTATCAAATCAACATTCATCCAGCACCTGATTTGATCGATGCTACTCAAAACCTTGATTCATACGTGCAATTTTCAGGCACTCTAAAGGCTTTAGCAGTGACCATGTCTAAGATATCCCATGACTTGAGATTAATGTCCAGTGGTCCTAAGAGTGGCTTTAACGAGATCAACTTGCCAGCACGTCAACCGGGATCATCGATCATGCCTGGCAAAATCAATCCAGTCATCCCAGAAGTCGTTTCTCAGATTGCCTTTGAAGTTATTGGCGACGATGCAACCGTGACGATTGCTGCTGAATCAGGCGAGTTTGAACTAAATGCTTTTGAACCAGTCATCTTTAAAAACTTATTTGAATCAGTCGACTTTTTACAAAGTGCCTGCGTCATGTTAGCGACTAAATGTATTTCGGGAATCACTGCCAACCGAGACAAATGCTTATCAGACTTACAAAATAGTGCTGAGACGGTCACTAAATTGACTCCAATCATTGGTTATGCAACTGCGACAAAGTTCGTTAAAGAGGCTTTAAAGACTGGAAAGAATGTTTATGACTTGCTCAAAGAGCAGGGCGTCTATGATCCTGATGCCGAGCCATTAGCTGATAGTCAAATTGCTAACTAA
- a CDS encoding KUP/HAK/KT family potassium transporter, which yields MDKKDLAMLRKNPHAKMSAAGFLIALGIVYGDIGTSPLYVMNSLMVGNGGLSHMSTNFVLGSVSLIFWTLTIVTTTKYVLIALRADNRGEGGIFALYTLVRKRAKWLIIPAMIGGATFLADGMMTPAVTVTAAIEGLKGIAINNTVFIHTQTQVIIITIIILSTLFFIQRFGTQLIGKAFGPIMLVWFAFLGLLGIYNLSFDWSVLRAFNPYYAIELLRSPYNIRGIFILGSIFLATTGAEALYSDMGHVGRPNIYTSWPFVKICLLLSYLGQATWMLRVKDNASAFNLPATFNPFYESMPPKLRLFGIFLAAMAAIIASQALISGSYTLVSEATKLRIFPRLKTFYPTNFKGQLYIPTVNSIIWIICISLVIFFQNSENMSNAYGLEITITMLMTTILLHQWMLMKRVNRFFTTVIIGFFFVIESIFLITNSSKFIQGAYITMIIAAALIAIMFVWRYGDRLMDDNTFRSHFASLLAFKHQLNDLRKDPSYPLTTTNLVYLTKVHDGYRIKKNILYSILDKRPKRAEVYWFVTVNVTDEPYTAAYSAETFDTDYMVSVQLYLGFRVDQKVNVYLRQIVNDLMSNGEIKTQPQKYTTIPDRQVGDFSFVLIKEVLSPDTRISGVKKGIIHLRLLLQKFISPANWFGLSYSDVVEERVPLVLGKVSLNRIRLVRKDRSALKDIPVDNPVDDDEDEE from the coding sequence ATGGATAAAAAAGATTTGGCAATGCTAAGGAAAAATCCGCATGCTAAAATGTCGGCTGCGGGATTTCTGATCGCATTAGGTATTGTTTATGGAGATATTGGTACTTCTCCTCTTTATGTTATGAACTCATTGATGGTCGGAAATGGCGGTTTGAGCCATATGTCGACCAACTTTGTTCTTGGTAGTGTTTCATTGATCTTCTGGACTTTGACGATTGTTACAACTACTAAGTATGTTCTGATTGCACTTCGAGCGGATAACCGTGGTGAAGGTGGAATCTTTGCTCTGTACACGTTAGTTAGAAAAAGAGCAAAGTGGCTGATCATCCCCGCGATGATCGGTGGAGCCACCTTCTTGGCCGATGGTATGATGACACCGGCTGTTACTGTTACTGCGGCTATTGAAGGTTTAAAGGGTATCGCAATTAACAACACGGTCTTTATTCATACCCAAACGCAAGTAATTATTATTACCATCATCATTTTATCGACATTGTTCTTTATCCAACGTTTTGGTACGCAACTGATCGGTAAAGCTTTTGGACCAATTATGTTAGTTTGGTTCGCATTCTTAGGACTCTTGGGTATTTACAACTTATCTTTTGATTGGTCAGTTTTAAGAGCTTTTAACCCTTATTACGCAATCGAGTTGTTGAGAAGTCCTTACAATATTCGTGGTATTTTCATTTTAGGTAGTATCTTCTTGGCAACAACTGGTGCTGAAGCACTTTATTCAGACATGGGACACGTTGGCCGTCCTAATATCTATACTAGTTGGCCATTCGTTAAAATTTGTTTGCTGCTTAGTTACTTAGGACAAGCAACATGGATGTTGCGAGTTAAAGACAATGCTTCTGCATTCAACCTCCCAGCAACATTTAACCCATTTTATGAATCAATGCCTCCAAAGCTAAGATTATTCGGTATTTTCTTAGCTGCTATGGCTGCTATCATTGCTTCTCAAGCATTGATCTCGGGTTCATACACACTAGTTTCAGAAGCTACAAAATTAAGAATTTTTCCAAGATTAAAAACTTTTTACCCTACGAATTTCAAGGGTCAGTTATATATTCCAACTGTTAACTCAATTATTTGGATCATCTGTATTTCACTAGTTATCTTTTTCCAAAATTCCGAAAACATGTCGAATGCTTACGGTCTGGAAATCACGATCACCATGCTGATGACAACTATCTTGCTGCATCAGTGGATGTTGATGAAACGAGTCAATCGCTTCTTTACCACGGTGATCATCGGTTTCTTCTTCGTGATCGAGAGTATCTTCTTGATCACAAACAGTAGCAAGTTCATTCAAGGTGCTTATATCACCATGATCATCGCCGCTGCATTGATTGCTATTATGTTTGTTTGGAGATACGGTGACCGCTTGATGGACGACAATACGTTCAGAAGTCACTTTGCATCACTACTAGCATTCAAGCATCAATTAAACGACCTTAGAAAAGACCCAAGCTATCCACTAACAACAACTAACTTGGTTTACTTGACTAAAGTTCATGACGGCTATCGTATTAAGAAGAATATCTTGTATTCGATCCTTGATAAACGACCAAAACGCGCTGAGGTTTATTGGTTCGTAACTGTTAATGTTACTGATGAACCTTATACAGCTGCTTATAGTGCCGAAACTTTTGATACTGATTACATGGTCAGCGTTCAATTGTATCTGGGATTCCGTGTCGACCAAAAGGTTAACGTCTACTTAAGACAGATCGTTAACGATTTGATGTCAAACGGTGAGATCAAGACGCAGCCACAAAAATACACCACCATCCCTGATCGTCAAGTTGGTGACTTCTCATTCGTACTTATCAAAGAGGTCCTCTCGCCTGACACTAGGATCAGTGGAGTTAAAAAAGGTATCATTCATCTAAGACTATTGCTTCAAAAATTCATCTCACCTGCCAACTGGTTTGGTCTTTCATACAGTGATGTAGTTGAAGAGCGTGTTCCACTAGTGCTTGGAAAAGTATCGCTGAACCGGATTCGTCTGGTCAGAAAAGATCGTTCAGCTCTCAAGGATATCCCTGTTGATAATCCAGTTGATGACGACGAAGATGAAGAATAA
- a CDS encoding Xaa-Pro dipeptidyl-peptidase yields the protein MRNNQFALKPTDYNSQIEELTAIRFLDEGNDSESGVLALWKSFLKKSLLVSKSETIFNEKLATIMATPELDLAEFFDQHSQLDVNTFYNVGLQLMDFQPGLDFELTDPLSAMDKIQLKVADHQTNFFSLDELKSAWYWLLATHNKNGQTLIDQLAAQGYFVSFYHDESVKKPLLFNGKTLPVFDPHELIREVVYVESPQDTDHDGKLDLLKAEILRPKESGKDFQVPVLYTASPYNQGTNDETGEKMMHNVDIPLTPKKVDDRKYEDIEYVAPKTNLPAPRKVNGKAEQAEETFAREQSYTLNDYFLARGFAVVYAAGIGTKDSDGVRTTGDPEETTSTIAIIQWLAGNRVAFTNRHDNIQITADWSNKHIAMTGRSYLGTLATAAATTGVEGLKTVISEAAISSWYDYYRDGGLVIAPGGFPGEDADVLAEETFSRRLQAGDFHKIKDTWEKQLQDITNGQDRTTGDYNEFWDARNYRKNLANIKADLLLVHGLNDWNVKPRNVEKLWNGVANNQINKKIILHQGQHIYINAFRSIDFTDIANLWLTHELLDVDNGAEKLLPNVIVQDNTQAETWNDFDNWSDPTNPQKNFYLSDHQLSSTKQANTGILNFSDNLSENIYHNYCKNVDKWQNDLVVENSDLQNHRLIFETKPLESDLLLDGTPTVKLRVSSNQNVGILSFQVIDFGENKRLHISPTILKAKGLAETYDWREDDLREFTTNSTPSSYKMITKGHLNLQNRQTPYHAQELIADKFYDISVELQPTMYRLLSGHKLGLIVYSTDFGMTVRGNQSITYQIDTDYSSILVPFHK from the coding sequence ATGCGAAATAATCAATTTGCTCTCAAACCGACTGATTACAATTCCCAAATTGAAGAATTAACTGCAATCAGATTTTTAGATGAAGGCAATGATTCTGAATCAGGTGTCTTAGCACTGTGGAAAAGTTTTCTCAAGAAGTCGCTCTTAGTTTCCAAAAGCGAAACCATCTTTAATGAAAAATTGGCTACGATCATGGCAACGCCCGAGCTTGATCTAGCTGAATTTTTTGATCAGCATTCTCAATTAGACGTGAATACCTTTTATAACGTTGGTCTACAATTGATGGACTTTCAACCAGGTTTGGATTTCGAACTGACTGATCCGCTTTCCGCCATGGATAAGATCCAGCTAAAAGTCGCTGACCACCAAACTAATTTTTTCAGTTTGGACGAATTAAAATCTGCCTGGTATTGGCTACTCGCCACACATAATAAAAACGGACAAACTTTGATCGACCAATTGGCTGCTCAAGGCTATTTTGTCAGCTTCTATCACGATGAATCTGTGAAAAAACCATTGTTGTTTAACGGGAAGACTCTGCCAGTCTTTGATCCACACGAATTGATCCGTGAAGTCGTCTACGTTGAATCGCCTCAAGATACCGACCATGACGGCAAGTTAGATTTACTCAAGGCTGAGATATTACGTCCTAAGGAATCTGGCAAGGACTTCCAAGTCCCAGTTTTATACACAGCTAGTCCGTATAACCAAGGTACTAACGACGAGACAGGCGAGAAAATGATGCACAACGTCGACATCCCTTTGACCCCTAAGAAAGTCGATGATCGAAAATATGAAGACATTGAATACGTTGCTCCAAAAACTAATTTGCCTGCACCTAGAAAAGTCAATGGCAAAGCTGAACAGGCTGAAGAAACCTTTGCCCGTGAACAGTCGTACACGCTCAACGACTACTTTTTAGCACGAGGATTTGCGGTGGTTTATGCTGCAGGGATTGGTACCAAAGATTCTGATGGCGTCAGAACTACTGGGGACCCTGAAGAAACTACTTCTACTATCGCCATTATCCAATGGCTAGCTGGCAACCGAGTTGCCTTCACCAACCGACACGACAATATCCAAATCACGGCTGACTGGTCAAATAAACATATTGCCATGACTGGCCGTTCTTATTTAGGAACTTTGGCCACCGCTGCTGCTACCACGGGCGTTGAAGGCTTAAAGACAGTCATCAGTGAAGCGGCTATTTCTAGTTGGTACGACTACTACCGTGATGGCGGACTGGTCATTGCCCCAGGTGGATTCCCAGGCGAAGACGCTGACGTTTTAGCTGAAGAGACCTTTAGTCGCCGTTTGCAAGCTGGAGACTTCCACAAGATCAAGGATACTTGGGAAAAACAGCTACAGGACATCACTAACGGACAAGACCGAACGACTGGCGACTACAATGAATTTTGGGATGCTAGAAACTATCGGAAAAATTTAGCCAATATCAAGGCAGACCTCCTGCTTGTTCACGGTCTAAACGACTGGAACGTCAAACCTCGAAACGTTGAAAAACTCTGGAATGGCGTAGCTAACAATCAGATCAATAAAAAAATCATTTTGCATCAAGGCCAACACATTTATATCAATGCCTTTCGTTCTATTGACTTTACCGACATTGCTAACTTGTGGCTAACGCATGAATTGCTTGACGTCGACAACGGTGCCGAAAAATTATTGCCAAACGTGATTGTTCAAGATAATACCCAAGCTGAAACTTGGAATGACTTTGACAATTGGAGTGACCCAACTAATCCACAGAAGAACTTTTACTTATCAGATCATCAGCTAAGTTCCACTAAACAAGCTAATACCGGTATTTTGAATTTTTCTGATAATCTTTCAGAAAATATCTATCATAACTATTGTAAAAATGTCGATAAGTGGCAAAATGATTTGGTTGTCGAAAATTCTGATCTGCAAAACCACCGCTTGATTTTTGAAACTAAGCCACTGGAATCCGACCTATTGTTAGACGGGACTCCAACCGTGAAATTGCGTGTTTCAAGCAATCAAAATGTGGGGATACTAAGTTTTCAAGTGATCGATTTTGGAGAAAATAAACGTTTGCATATTTCTCCAACTATTTTAAAAGCTAAAGGATTGGCGGAAACTTATGATTGGCGCGAGGATGACTTGCGTGAATTTACCACTAATTCGACACCTTCTAGCTATAAAATGATCACCAAGGGACATCTGAATTTGCAAAATCGACAAACGCCTTATCATGCACAAGAATTAATTGCTGATAAATTTTACGATATTTCAGTCGAGTTGCAACCTACGATGTATCGGTTGTTATCCGGACACAAATTAGGTTTAATTGTTTATAGCACTGACTTTGGAATGACCGTTCGCGGCAATCAATCGATCACTTACCAGATCGATACAGATTACTCATCGATCTTGGTTCCATTCCATAAGTAA
- a CDS encoding aminopeptidase C — protein MTKEITNKELADFQKAFDETPGSSAIKNAVANNGIYKSSETLASQIAMDPTFSVEIDTGSVADQKQSGLCWIFAALNTMRHPLQNNFKIKGFELSEGYMLFWDKLEKSNFFYENVINTAALPIGDRKVDFLMATPQQDGGQWDMVMALVAKYGVVPKSVMPDTASRTNSSQLNAVLNTKLRKNAITLRKLVNDGKSSEDIQREKDEMLSEIYKILVYSVGEPPAKFDWAYRDDDKKYHKEVGITPQDFFKKYVGWDLDNYVSTINAPTDDKPYNHVYTVELLGNVVGGRQVRHLNLEINDFKSLAVKQLQSGEAVWFGSDVVKSSDRKIGIMDTKIYDLEGLFNTDFSMTKAERLDYVESMMDHAMVITGVDLDENGNPLKWKVENSWGEKVGTKGYFVMSDDWFNEFVYQLVINKNLLSDELKETFDKESKQPKVLAPWDPMGALA, from the coding sequence ATGACCAAGGAAATAACAAATAAAGAATTAGCCGATTTTCAAAAGGCATTTGACGAAACTCCAGGATCATCTGCCATCAAAAATGCTGTTGCAAATAACGGTATCTATAAATCAAGTGAAACATTAGCTTCACAAATTGCCATGGATCCAACTTTTTCAGTTGAGATCGATACTGGTTCAGTTGCAGACCAAAAGCAATCAGGCTTGTGCTGGATCTTCGCCGCACTAAACACTATGAGACATCCTCTTCAAAACAACTTTAAGATCAAGGGCTTCGAACTTTCAGAAGGATACATGTTGTTCTGGGATAAGCTGGAGAAATCTAACTTCTTCTACGAAAATGTGATCAATACTGCTGCCCTTCCAATTGGCGACCGCAAAGTTGACTTCTTAATGGCTACACCACAACAAGATGGTGGTCAATGGGACATGGTCATGGCTTTAGTTGCTAAATATGGCGTTGTTCCTAAGAGCGTAATGCCAGATACTGCCAGCAGAACTAATTCATCACAATTAAATGCTGTCCTAAATACTAAATTACGCAAGAATGCTATCACTCTTCGTAAATTAGTTAACGATGGCAAATCAAGTGAAGACATTCAACGTGAAAAAGACGAAATGTTGAGCGAGATCTACAAGATCTTAGTTTATTCAGTTGGTGAACCACCTGCTAAATTTGACTGGGCATACCGTGACGACGATAAGAAATATCACAAAGAAGTTGGCATCACTCCACAAGACTTTTTCAAGAAGTACGTTGGCTGGGACCTCGACAATTACGTTTCAACAATCAACGCACCAACAGATGACAAGCCTTATAATCACGTCTACACAGTTGAATTATTAGGAAACGTTGTCGGTGGACGTCAAGTGCGTCACTTGAACCTTGAGATCAACGACTTCAAGTCATTAGCTGTTAAACAACTTCAATCTGGCGAAGCTGTTTGGTTTGGTTCAGATGTCGTTAAGAGTTCAGACCGCAAGATTGGTATCATGGATACTAAGATCTACGACCTTGAGGGATTATTCAACACTGACTTCAGCATGACTAAGGCAGAACGTCTTGACTATGTTGAAAGTATGATGGACCACGCAATGGTCATCACCGGCGTTGACCTCGATGAAAATGGCAATCCGCTTAAGTGGAAAGTCGAAAATTCATGGGGTGAAAAAGTCGGAACTAAAGGCTACTTCGTTATGAGTGACGATTGGTTCAACGAATTCGTTTACCAATTAGTTATCAACAAGAATCTCCTAAGCGACGAACTTAAGGAAACATTCGATAAAGAAAGCAAACAACCTAAGGTACTTGCACCTTGGGATCCAATGGGTGCTTTAGCTTAA
- the rpiA gene encoding ribose-5-phosphate isomerase RpiA has product MNQDELKKAVGERSVDFIKSNSVVGLGTGSTVYYMIEELGRRYQAGEITNIVGVSTSSRSQKQAEALGIPMKELNDVDHIDLTIDGADQIDKNFQGIKGGGGAHLLEKMVAVNSNKVLWIVDQSKMADQLGSFPLPIEVIPFGCQKIFDILEKENLKPKFRLDDQGNRVTTHNNNYIIDLHCGVIEHPHILADWLDHLVGIVAHGLFLDIVNTVVVGYDDGPKVIDNIR; this is encoded by the coding sequence GTGAATCAAGATGAATTAAAAAAAGCAGTCGGTGAAAGATCCGTCGATTTTATCAAAAGTAACTCAGTTGTAGGTTTAGGAACAGGTTCGACCGTTTATTACATGATCGAAGAATTAGGACGTCGTTACCAAGCTGGCGAGATCACTAATATCGTTGGCGTTTCAACTTCTTCACGTTCTCAAAAACAAGCTGAAGCTTTAGGTATCCCAATGAAGGAACTCAATGATGTCGACCATATCGACTTAACTATCGATGGTGCTGACCAGATCGATAAAAACTTCCAAGGTATCAAAGGTGGAGGTGGTGCTCACCTGCTAGAAAAGATGGTAGCTGTAAACTCAAACAAGGTCCTCTGGATCGTTGATCAATCGAAGATGGCGGATCAATTGGGCAGTTTCCCCTTACCTATCGAAGTGATCCCATTTGGTTGTCAAAAGATCTTTGACATTTTGGAAAAGGAAAACCTCAAGCCAAAATTCAGATTAGACGACCAAGGAAACCGCGTTACTACTCACAATAACAACTACATCATTGACCTTCACTGTGGCGTGATCGAACATCCCCATATTCTGGCTGATTGGCTCGATCACCTAGTCGGAATTGTTGCACATGGTCTATTTCTTGATATAGTGAATACTGTAGTTGTTGGATATGATGACGGTCCAAAAGTCATCGACAACATTAGATAA
- a CDS encoding GNAT family N-acetyltransferase: MEIRHSDNRFYIFEADTQKEIGEIVYSKVSDGVISIDHTRVDETYQGHGLAGKLLNALLDYADLNNLKIVPVCEYAKAAFKKRPEIRFLLADNYQQLLEQLDKGEA, translated from the coding sequence ATGGAAATAAGACATAGCGACAACCGTTTTTATATTTTTGAAGCTGATACTCAAAAAGAAATTGGCGAGATCGTCTACTCAAAAGTATCTGACGGCGTGATCTCGATCGACCACACTCGAGTTGACGAAACTTATCAAGGCCACGGCTTAGCTGGAAAGTTGCTGAACGCATTGTTAGACTATGCAGATCTGAACAATCTCAAAATTGTACCAGTTTGCGAATACGCCAAAGCCGCTTTTAAGAAAAGACCAGAGATCAGATTTCTTTTAGCTGACAATTACCAACAACTATTAGAACAATTAGACAAGGGGGAAGCATAG
- a CDS encoding dUTP diphosphatase codes for MAKQRGFEIVEKYRDQGIKLPVRQTKKAAGYDIESAEDFTVPSIWKFGVLNAIKFILNKGKMDDTKIDEIQKSIKPVLVPTGVKAYMQDDEVLIVASRSSNPLKRGLSLPNGIGVVDADYYNNQSNEGELFIQLINFFPKDFHIKKGDRLAQGIFVKYLTTDDDQGGLKERQGGFGSSGIK; via the coding sequence TTGGCAAAACAACGTGGATTTGAAATTGTAGAAAAATACCGTGATCAAGGTATCAAATTACCAGTCAGACAGACGAAAAAGGCTGCCGGGTACGATATCGAAAGCGCTGAAGATTTTACCGTTCCTTCAATTTGGAAATTTGGAGTGCTAAATGCTATTAAATTTATCCTCAATAAGGGTAAAATGGATGACACGAAAATTGATGAAATCCAAAAGTCAATCAAACCAGTACTAGTTCCAACTGGAGTTAAAGCTTACATGCAAGATGATGAAGTTTTGATTGTGGCTAGTCGTTCTAGTAATCCTTTAAAACGTGGCCTTTCACTCCCAAATGGTATTGGTGTCGTTGATGCAGATTATTACAATAATCAGAGCAACGAGGGAGAATTGTTTATTCAACTGATCAATTTTTTCCCAAAAGATTTCCACATCAAAAAAGGCGACCGTTTGGCTCAAGGAATTTTCGTCAAATATTTAACGACTGATGATGACCAAGGTGGCCTCAAAGAACGTCAAGGTGGTTTTGGTTCATCCGGTATCAAGTAG